Genomic DNA from uncultured Desulfuromusa sp.:
GGCAATGGAAAGTCTCGATGACAGTTTGATTGAAGCGGCGCATGATCTCGGCAGCGGTAAGCTGGTGATCTGGTACAAGATTATCCTTCCCCATTGCAAACCGGGGATAACCTCCGGCTCCATTGTTGTTTTTATGCTGGTTCTGGGGAACTATCTCACCCCGAACCTGATGGGTGGTAAGAACTCTCTGTGGTTTACCGAGCAGATTTATAATCAGTTTATCGCCAGCTTTAACTGGAATCAGGGAGCTGCCTTTGGCTTTATGCTGCTGTTGCTCAGTTCACTGATTATCTGGATTGGTCTGAAACTGTCACGCCAAAAACTCGGGGAGGTGGCATCGTGATCAGGAGCCTTCCGAATTCAAAACGCTATAGTTTTACCTATGGCACTTTCATCATCTGTTATTTTATTTTTCTATTTGCGCCGCTGTTTGTCACCTGTGTCCTGGCCTTCAATGATTCTGATTTTCCATCATTGCCCTGGTATGGTTTCAGTCTCGACTGGTTTGTGGCTGCGGGACCGGAGCGGATCGGTATTTTTAACGACAGTCAGAACCTGCGCGCCATTTTTACCAGTTTCCAGACCGCTTTCTGGGTCGCTCTCTTCAGCACCATCGTGGGAACTTGCGCCGCTTTTCTGTTTGAACAGGAGAGTTTCCCCTTTAAAAATATTCTCTATTTCCTGATGCTGGCGCCACTGGTGATTCCCGGCGTTATTCTGGGGATCTCGCTATTGCTGGCGGCGAACACTGCCGGAACTTTTGTTGAAAACAGCTTCGGGATAGACATCGCTCTGTTTCGGCCCAGTTTCTGGCTTGTGGTCATGGGGCAGTTCTCATTTATAACCACCTTTGTTGCTTTGGTTGTCTCAGCCCGGTTGCGTAAGTTTGATTCGACTTTGGAAGAAGCGGCGATGAATCTCGGGGCCACACGGCTTGAGGTGATCTGGCACATTACCCTCAAATTTTTACGTCCGGCGATCATTGGAGCAGGGGCTGTTGCGTTTTTGATGAGCTTTGAAAACTTCAACACCACGTTATTCCTCGTCGGCTCCAAACCGACTCTGCCGATCAATCTTTATCTTCAGGTCAGGGATGGCAGTACCCCCGTCATCAACGCGATCTCCCTGTTGTTGATTGTCGGAACCTTCTGTCTGGCTTTGGTCAACCTCTACTTCACGAAAGAAAAAGACTGATTCTCCCCTTTCTTTTCTGATTTCAGTTGTATTCAAGGCAAGATTTGCTATTCTCACTCATAGATAGGGGCAGGCTTGCAATATAACTTCTGGAGGATGTTATGGCACGGAAACCACGGTTACACTTTCCGGGGGCTGTTTACCACGTCACCTTGCATGGCAATGGTAATCAGCAGGTCTTTTTCGATGCAACGGACCGGACCCGGTTTCTGCTTCTGATTCAGGAAGGAATTGAGAAGTTTGGGCATAAAGTCCATGCTTATTGCCTGCTGCCGAATAAACTGCAACTGGTTATTGAAGTTGATGAAGTCCCGCTATCGCGAATCATGCAGCAACTTGGTTTTCGTTACACCCGCTGGTTTAACGACTGGCATCACCAGGCCGGGCATCTATTTCAGGGACGCTATAAAGCGATTCTGATCAATCCGGAGACATATCTGCTGAATCTGGTCAGAGAAGTTCATCTGGCTCCGGTCAGGTTGCATCTTGAAACGGATCCTATGCGCTATGGCTGGAGCAGTCATCGGGCCTATTGTGGCCGGGAAGCGGTGCTCTGGCTTAGCAGGGATCGAACCTTTCTACAGATAGAAGAGACGGGGGTCCGGGCTCTGATGAAGTTTCATGCTTACGTCAATGAAGGTTTGGAAACCACTGCGCCGATTGATTTTAACCGTGGTAGCGAAAGCGATCCCCGGATCCTTGGGGATGATGAATTTGTGCGTGGGGTTTTAAAGCTGTCACGACAGAAATATCAACCTAAAGTGAAACCGGAGAAGGTGTTGCAAATTGTTCTGGATCGCTACAAAATTACCGAAGAAGAACTGGCTGCACCCGGTAAAAATCGACACAATTCCGAAGCTCGGGCATTTCTCGCGTGGCTCTATCTGGAAACGGGATGTGGTACGATGACCGCTCTTGGTGAACGGCTTGGCCGTGATGTTTCATCTCTGAGTTCGGGGGTGCGGAGGCTACAGTTGAAGGCTAAGAAAGACGCAAAGACCGCCGACAAATATCAGAAATTGATGAATCGGGTCCGGCGCTGATGGAACCGGGTTACGCTGGATTGCCGTGTCAGTTGAGATGTTCTTCAGGTTTTGGATTGACAGGGCGGAAGTGTGCTACGGTAGACCCCTTTTGTGGCCTGAAGTCGACCAGCACCATGCCGCTGAATCGTTTTCCTTTATAAACCTCTACCCGATAGAGTTGACCGGCTTTATCGATGGAATAGCTTTTATTGAGCTGGTTTTGCCCAATTTGAAAATGCCCGTCACTTGATTGGTCCGGTTTTGCAAAACCGATGACATTGACCCGGTATCCCTTTTGATTATTGACCAGAAATTTTTTCTGCACTGGAACGATGGAACCGAAGGGAATGTCCTGAGGAACGCCATCGATCAATATTTCAACCCCCTCAATACTACGATCTAGTTCAACATACAGTGGATCTAAAAAAGCCAGCCGATTGTTACCATAGTGGAGTCGATACTGTTCTTCCGTCGGTTGTAATGTAATCAATGGATTTCTGGAACTAAAGTCAGGTTCAACTGTTTTCGCCAGGGGAAAGTGCTTAACGGATGTCCGCATATTATTCAGTTCCAGTTGAATCCGTCCCTCCGCCAGGGAAATCAGGGCATCATCTTTAATAACCTGCTTCACCCCTGCAGGTGTCAGAGGGAAATCCCGGCGGAATGTTATCCCCATTTGTTGCATAAAGCTTTCCAGGGCTTCGAGGTGATAATATGTGCGCAGGTGGACCGGGTATTTTTTGCTGGCTTCTACAGCTATCGTCGGTTTGTTGTGACTGACAGCGAAGAAAGACAATGATTTTTTTGCAGGAATGTCTTTCGTCGTGCTTGCGGTATTCATATTTTTCAATTGAAAATAATGATCTTTTGCTTGGACTTTTTTGTTGACCTGCTGGATGGCCGTTTCGGCCAGTTCCTGTAGCTGGCCAAAATGAGCCCCCGGTAACTGTTTCTGGTCGATGACACAACTCTGTCCCCAGCGGTTGGGATTGCGCTGGCTGTTAATGCGGGTTGGATGGTAAAAACCGCTACCATCGTGCAGGTTCAGAATCAGATCGACCTGCGATTCGGTAATAATCGATTTAATGCGTTTGATCGATGCATATTGTGGATCGCTCTTGGAAACAGCAGCAAACTTCAAGTTCATGTCGCCGCGTACCCGTTTGAGGATGGCTTCACTATTCAGGTTGGGAACAATCCACAGGTTTCCCTTTTCAATCCGGTAGCGGGTGACCAGCGTAGCCGCAGCGTGGAAGCCACCTGGCTCATCACCATCGACTCCGCCAATGACCAGAAGTGTCGGCCCTGATTTTAACCCGGTGTTCTGGTGAAAGCTGAAATCAACAGCCAGAAGCTGTGTCGGGATAACCAATAAAAAAAAGAGGAATAGTGGTAATCTCATAGTCGTCCAAATAACAAAAAAAGTTGGATTTATCTCTCGCTAAAGATTTAGATTTGTCTAATATATGTAAATGTAGATATTATAGTCGTCATCTGTCAACTGTTTTTATTTTGTGGAGTGGAAAAAATTTATGTCAGAATTCTCTTTACGTTCTATCGGTTCTATTAGAACCCCCTATTTTGATTCAGCTCCTTATCAGCCGGTTGATACTGATGAGCAGGAATTTTACCTGCAACTCAATTCCGAATATGTTGCCGGGCTCAAGGACCTGGATTCTTTTACCTATATTTATATCCTTTACTATATCGATCGCTTGAAAGCTGAACCGAAAATGGAGGTGGCACCTCCTTGGGCTGCGGG
This window encodes:
- a CDS encoding ABC transporter permease, which gives rise to MIRSLPNSKRYSFTYGTFIICYFIFLFAPLFVTCVLAFNDSDFPSLPWYGFSLDWFVAAGPERIGIFNDSQNLRAIFTSFQTAFWVALFSTIVGTCAAFLFEQESFPFKNILYFLMLAPLVIPGVILGISLLLAANTAGTFVENSFGIDIALFRPSFWLVVMGQFSFITTFVALVVSARLRKFDSTLEEAAMNLGATRLEVIWHITLKFLRPAIIGAGAVAFLMSFENFNTTLFLVGSKPTLPINLYLQVRDGSTPVINAISLLLIVGTFCLALVNLYFTKEKD
- a CDS encoding transposase, whose amino-acid sequence is MARKPRLHFPGAVYHVTLHGNGNQQVFFDATDRTRFLLLIQEGIEKFGHKVHAYCLLPNKLQLVIEVDEVPLSRIMQQLGFRYTRWFNDWHHQAGHLFQGRYKAILINPETYLLNLVREVHLAPVRLHLETDPMRYGWSSHRAYCGREAVLWLSRDRTFLQIEETGVRALMKFHAYVNEGLETTAPIDFNRGSESDPRILGDDEFVRGVLKLSRQKYQPKVKPEKVLQIVLDRYKITEEELAAPGKNRHNSEARAFLAWLYLETGCGTMTALGERLGRDVSSLSSGVRRLQLKAKKDAKTADKYQKLMNRVRR
- a CDS encoding M99 family carboxypeptidase catalytic domain-containing protein, giving the protein MRLPLFLFFLLVIPTQLLAVDFSFHQNTGLKSGPTLLVIGGVDGDEPGGFHAAATLVTRYRIEKGNLWIVPNLNSEAILKRVRGDMNLKFAAVSKSDPQYASIKRIKSIITESQVDLILNLHDGSGFYHPTRINSQRNPNRWGQSCVIDQKQLPGAHFGQLQELAETAIQQVNKKVQAKDHYFQLKNMNTASTTKDIPAKKSLSFFAVSHNKPTIAVEASKKYPVHLRTYYHLEALESFMQQMGITFRRDFPLTPAGVKQVIKDDALISLAEGRIQLELNNMRTSVKHFPLAKTVEPDFSSRNPLITLQPTEEQYRLHYGNNRLAFLDPLYVELDRSIEGVEILIDGVPQDIPFGSIVPVQKKFLVNNQKGYRVNVIGFAKPDQSSDGHFQIGQNQLNKSYSIDKAGQLYRVEVYKGKRFSGMVLVDFRPQKGSTVAHFRPVNPKPEEHLN